AACCTTCTTGCCACCTTTTTGGCGCCTCGTTAATTCATCTTTCATGGCACCGTTGATGCTGCGATAGGCAAACGGCGCGAAATGGCCAATTTCCGGATCATGCTTTTCCCATGCCTGCCAAAGTGCGATAAACCCCAGTTGGCGAAATGCATCATAATCTGCGTAAATATTCAACTTGCGGATAATCGATGAAATCATCGGTGCGTACTGTTCTGCCACTTCCGTAAAATCTTCCATGTTCTTTTCCTTCTGGACGTCCTTGTTATTCCCGGGTAAATTCAGCTTACGAAAGCCTACAATTAGCGTCCAGCACGGTTAATAAGCACTAATACTTTTAAAAGTGTATAAAAAATCCATTTATAAGTACATTAGAAGTTACTAATTGCCATAATAATTACAATAAACTATGCATGACTATTGATTCAAAAAAAATTAAGTGATACGATTTTCGTGTGTTTAAAAAGGAGAGATAGTGGATGAAGAATTGCGGCGAGTTTGGAATCGATCGGGAGCTTGTGCTTCTTGAATCTTGGTACGAGACAGATAAGCGTTCGCGCGTAACGACTACGAACGGCGTGTATTATTCAACCGAGCCGCCCTTGGCCTTAATCGATAAAGCACGCTTGACGGTTGCTTGCCCACACAATCTGCGTCTGAAAGCTACCCGACATAACCTCAAACGTTTCGAGAAACATATCGTCTTGTATTCAAAAGATGGCATTTCCGCCTATCCCACTCAATCTCCGTCCAAATTAACTTGCGTTTGGATTTTCAACTACCAATACACTATGGAGTTCGTGTCTCCAACCAGAACGCGTATTATTTATAAACAATTCGGCATCTCGAAAGAAATTGACGCCTCGATTCACCATTTATCCAGACAACGAAAGCGGCAGCACGAGTTATTTTTTTAACAACTGCCCGCCCCGCCCTTCACTTCAGCCTACAGGAAAAGACGCCTGGCCCATCGCCGGATACCAACGGCAATAAGCAAGGCGTCTTTTCTATGCAGCATGGTCCGCGAGCAGCAGAATAAACAGCTCAATCACCCAAGCATCTTGGGTGTTCTTATGAATGGGATCAGTTACAAAAAAAGCGATATGGCCGTCCCAAATTTTCGTTTCACCTTCGTAGCGCAATGCCGGAGACAATCCTTCTCGTCCCAACCAATCGGTTAGTTCCTCTACAGAAGACCAACAACAATCTGGCGGGCCATTATGAGTTGTATGGGCAAAATCTCCTCCAGGTAAATATCCGGAAACGACGCGGTGATCTTCTGGCATAAGTTTCTTTGTCGGAATGCCCACTTCAATCAGCCTGCGCCCATCGTCATCAAGGCACCAAAAGCGGATAAACGGCTGCCCAGCAGGTGACTCATTACGCGCACGTAACCAAGCTAACACTTCAGCCGCCAGCTCGGGTGCTGTTTCGATGTGCTCCGAAACCTTAGCTGCAATGCCTACATACGGTTGTTCACAACGCTCTATAATCGTTGGCTCTTTCATATAACGCATGCAAATTTCCCTCCCGTTCCCCTCATTTGCTATTCCATACCCGCCCTCAGGAATTTTCAGCCATCGGTATTGATCAAACAGAGTCTAGACTACTTTGTAAGCAGAAAACGTCTGAGCTTAGGATTTCTTAAGTTAATTTTATTTTACTGAATTTTCAAACAAATTGATAGTTTTTGTCGAATAAAATGATATAATAAGACTACCCAAACTGTTGAATATTGAATATTCGTCAGAAATCCGGACCCTTTCTCATATTTTTCCGTATACATAAGCCAATTTATGGCTTAATCAAATAAGGGGTGAGCCGAATGTTATTCAGATGGAGCAAGTTGCTCGCAATTGCAGGATTATTGCTCTTTTCACTACTGTCATTCACAGGCCAAGCCGATGCCGCAACTTCCACTTACATCACGAAAGGCAATACGACGAGCAAAGTGGTCGCTTTGACCTTTGATGATGGAGCCGATGGAACCAATATCAATAAAATTCTCGATACGCTAAAAACCAATAACATCAAAGCCACTTTTTTCCTTACGGGTTCTGGTATTAATCATCATCCGGGCTGGATTCGCAATATCGCCGCTGCAGGGCATCAAGTCGGCAACCATTCGTATTCACATCCAGATTTCACTAAAATCAGCTCAACTACTATAAAAAGTGAACTGTCACGGACGGAAAGCGCTTATAAAAATGCCACAGGGAAGTCGACGAAACCTATTTTCCGTGCACCATTCGGCGCTTCCAATGCGACTGTGTTAAAAACTGTAGGCGATGCCGGGTATACGCATACCATTCAATG
This is a stretch of genomic DNA from Planococcus maritimus. It encodes these proteins:
- a CDS encoding GyrI-like domain-containing protein, with protein sequence MRYMKEPTIIERCEQPYVGIAAKVSEHIETAPELAAEVLAWLRARNESPAGQPFIRFWCLDDDGRRLIEVGIPTKKLMPEDHRVVSGYLPGGDFAHTTHNGPPDCCWSSVEELTDWLGREGLSPALRYEGETKIWDGHIAFFVTDPIHKNTQDAWVIELFILLLADHAA
- a CDS encoding competence protein ComK encodes the protein MKNCGEFGIDRELVLLESWYETDKRSRVTTTNGVYYSTEPPLALIDKARLTVACPHNLRLKATRHNLKRFEKHIVLYSKDGISAYPTQSPSKLTCVWIFNYQYTMEFVSPTRTRIIYKQFGISKEIDASIHHLSRQRKRQHELFF